The Muribaculum intestinale genome includes the window AGGCATTGTTCTGGAAGAAGAGTCTTGTTTTTTCAGGTAAGGAGGCATTTTCAGGCATGTGTCCTCTGCTGATAGAGTAGATCGTGAAGTCGCGGAAATGCTTGTATTGTGACAGTGAGATTATTACGGCAGAGAGTATCAGAACTGTTATTTTGGCTTTTCCTGAAATCCGGGTGCTTGCAGTTTTATCAAAGGCTGTGAACCCAGTGATAGCTGTAATGGCGGGAGGAATGAAAAGTATGAAATCATACCACTTTATAGATGACAGTGCCGAGCGCAGTATGATGCTGTCGACCGTGGTGCATAGCCTTAGCGTTGAGAATGTGATTAGGTTGTGGAAGTTGCGGAAATACAGTATGTTGACAAAAAAGAATATGGCGACGAGTGTGAAAATCGTTGTTGTGATGTATCTTCCTCTGGGCCATAACAGTATCGCCGGCAAGGTCAACAGTATGGCTTCGGGCAGTAGATGGGATATGAATGTAACGGGATTAGATGCGGGTATTTTTATGATAATCAGGAATGTAGCCATCAACAGAAGCGCTGATGTGAAATCGACGGCAAATAGGGTTAGCAGAGATTTATGTGTTATGATATGGTTTCGAAGAAATCTCATATATGAGTGATTTTATACAAAGGTATATATTTTGTGCCTAATATTATTAATTTAGGGTGGAAGTATTTGTGTAAACGAAAGTTATGTAGTAACTTTGCGGGACGCAATGCAGAGGGGGCGAAGAGTGCCTGATGGTGCTTGTCAGCGACTGGGCAGGGTGTTGACGCGATGAACGTCATGGCCGGTTCCGCAGAGGGATTGGTGACGTTCGGAGGCACGTCGACACGGCTCATGCCGGTGAAGTGCCGCCTGTGGGTTGCGTACAATTAATTAACTTATTTTATTAACCTTTTTAATGAACGAAGAAATTAAAACTTCACCCATCGAGGACTTCGACTGGGAAGCCTATGAAAAAGGCGAACAGAAAGGCACCAAGAGCCGCGAAGAACTCACCAAGACTTATGACGAGTCGCTCAACACTGTAAAGGACAAAGAAGTAATCGAAGGTACCATCATCGCCCTTAACAAGCGTGAGGCAGTGGTTAACATCGGCTACAAGAGCGACGGCATCATCCCTGTAAACGAATTCCGCTACAATCCCGACATCAAGGTAGGCGATACAGTAGAGGTATTCATCGAGAATCAGGAAGACAAGAAGGGTCAGCTGATCCTCTCTCACCGCAAGGCACGCATGTCGCGCAGCTGGGAGCGTATCAACCAGGCTCTGGAGAACGACGAGGTAATCAAGGGCTTTATCAAGTGCCGCACCAAGGGCGGTATGATTGTCGACGTATTCGGCATCGAGGCCTTCCTCCCCGGCTCACAGATCGACGTGAAGCCTATCCGCGACTACGACATCTTCGTGGGCAAGACCATGGAGTTCAAGGTCGTTAAGATCAACCAGGAATTCAAGAATGTTGTTGTCAGCCACAAGGCGCTCATCGAGGCCGAGCTGGAACAGCAGAAGAAAGAAATCATATCGAAGCTCGAGCGCGGCCAGGTGCTCAAGGGCGTAGTGAAGAACATCACCACCTACGGTGTGTTCATCGACCTTGGCGGCGTAGACGGCCTGATCCACATCACCGACCTGAGCTGGGGCCGCGTAAGCCACCCCGAAGAGGTAGTGAAGCTTGACCAGGAACTCGACGTTGTAATCCTCGACTTCGACGACGAGCGCAAGCGTATCGCCCTCGGTCTCAAGCAGCTCCAGCCCCATCCCTGGGATGCTCTTGACTCAGAGCTCAAGGTTGGCGACAAGGTCAACGGCCGCGTAGTGGTTATGGCCGACTACGGTGCGTTTGTTGAAATCGCCCCCGGCGTAGAGGGTCTTATCCACGTAAGCGAAATGTCGTGGAGCCAGCACCTCCGCAGCGCTCAGGACTTCATGAAGGTAGGCGACGAGGTAGAGGCCGTAATCCTCACCCTCGACCGCGACGAGCGCAAGATGTCGCTTGGCATCAAGCAGCTTAAGAAGGATCCCTGGGAAGATATCGAAGTACGCTATCCCATCGGCTCTAAGCACACTGCCAAGGTTCGCAACTTCACCAACTTCGGTGTATTTGTTGAAATCGAGGAGGGCGTTGACGGCCTGATCCACATCTCTGACCTCAGCTGGACCAAGAAGGTTAAGCATCCTTCTGAATTCACTCAGCTCGGCGCAGAAATCGAAGTTGTTGTTCTCGAAATCGACAAGGACAACCGTCGTCTGTCGCTCGGACACAAGCAGCTCGAGGATAATCCCTGGGAAGGACTTGAGGCTATCTTCACCCCCGGCAGCATCCAGGAAGGTACTATCGTTGAGATGCAGGACAAGGGTGCCGTTATCTCACTTGACCACGGTATGGAAGGCTTCGCTACTCCCAAGCACCTCGTTAAGCAGGACGGCTCTATGCCCAAGGTTGGCGACACGCTCGACTTCAAGGTTATCGAGTTCAACAAGGACAACAAGCGTATCTTCCTCAGCCACAGCCGTATCTTCGAGGATGAGGCTAAGGCCGAGAAGAACGAGGCACGCAAGGCACGTCGTCAGAACAGCCGTCGTGAGGAGCAGCCCGTGCTCAACACTCCCATCGAGAAGACAACTCTCGGCGACCTCCA containing:
- the rpsA gene encoding 30S ribosomal protein S1, which encodes MNEEIKTSPIEDFDWEAYEKGEQKGTKSREELTKTYDESLNTVKDKEVIEGTIIALNKREAVVNIGYKSDGIIPVNEFRYNPDIKVGDTVEVFIENQEDKKGQLILSHRKARMSRSWERINQALENDEVIKGFIKCRTKGGMIVDVFGIEAFLPGSQIDVKPIRDYDIFVGKTMEFKVVKINQEFKNVVVSHKALIEAELEQQKKEIISKLERGQVLKGVVKNITTYGVFIDLGGVDGLIHITDLSWGRVSHPEEVVKLDQELDVVILDFDDERKRIALGLKQLQPHPWDALDSELKVGDKVNGRVVVMADYGAFVEIAPGVEGLIHVSEMSWSQHLRSAQDFMKVGDEVEAVILTLDRDERKMSLGIKQLKKDPWEDIEVRYPIGSKHTAKVRNFTNFGVFVEIEEGVDGLIHISDLSWTKKVKHPSEFTQLGAEIEVVVLEIDKDNRRLSLGHKQLEDNPWEGLEAIFTPGSIQEGTIVEMQDKGAVISLDHGMEGFATPKHLVKQDGSMPKVGDTLDFKVIEFNKDNKRIFLSHSRIFEDEAKAEKNEARKARRQNSRREEQPVLNTPIEKTTLGDLQELAALKEKLAGK